The following coding sequences lie in one Heliomicrobium undosum genomic window:
- a CDS encoding Nif11-like leader peptide family natural product precursor, protein MSKQDAEALVAKINNSPDLINSFADANHEEAFLAAAKKLGYDVTMEEFKAATAAYQAQAPVSGDGPDQGVGLTFVGIDYAFVGVKTSSG, encoded by the coding sequence CCCTGGTTGCGAAAATCAACAATTCCCCCGATCTGATCAACTCTTTCGCCGATGCGAACCACGAAGAAGCCTTTCTCGCCGCCGCCAAAAAGCTGGGCTACGATGTGACGATGGAGGAATTCAAGGCTGCCACGGCTGCCTATCAGGCGCAAGCCCCCGTGTCCGGCGACGGCCCTGACCAAGGTGTCGGTTTGACCTTCGTCGGCATCGACTACGCCTTTGTCGGCGTCAAAACCTCCAGCGGCTGA